Proteins encoded in a region of the Treponema sp. J25 genome:
- a CDS encoding carbohydrate ABC transporter permease, with protein sequence MRSRYQNIKNVLYHTFVILFGYVMVYPVLWMIASSLKPNTEVFSDYSLIPSSIDVSSYFRGWKGVGGVTFTTFFRNSFFYSILATIGVVLSSAFVAYGFARIRFWGKKFWFSCMLLTMMLPYQIVMIPQYILFFKLRWVNTFAPLIVPTFFGQAFFIFLMVQFIRGLPVELDESAKIDGCGRLRVFLHIIFPLLTPAIITSVIFQFYWKWDDFLGPLLYLNRPDHYTVSLALRMFSDPTTTTDWSALFAMGSLSLVPIFVIFVFFQRYLVEGISTSGLKA encoded by the coding sequence ATGCGCAGTAGATATCAGAACATCAAGAATGTGCTTTACCACACCTTTGTTATCCTCTTTGGCTATGTGATGGTGTATCCCGTCCTCTGGATGATTGCAAGTTCCCTTAAACCAAATACTGAAGTTTTTTCAGATTACTCGCTTATTCCTTCCTCGATAGATGTTTCTAGTTATTTCCGGGGCTGGAAAGGAGTAGGGGGTGTTACTTTTACTACCTTTTTCCGAAATTCCTTTTTTTACTCTATTCTTGCTACTATTGGGGTGGTCCTTTCCTCGGCCTTTGTGGCGTATGGTTTTGCCCGTATTCGATTCTGGGGAAAGAAATTCTGGTTTTCCTGTATGCTCCTGACGATGATGCTTCCTTATCAAATTGTTATGATACCCCAGTATATTCTTTTCTTTAAGCTTCGCTGGGTAAACACCTTCGCTCCTCTGATTGTCCCTACTTTTTTTGGGCAGGCCTTCTTTATCTTTTTGATGGTTCAATTTATCCGGGGACTGCCGGTAGAATTAGACGAGTCGGCAAAAATAGATGGCTGTGGTAGATTACGGGTTTTTCTTCATATTATTTTTCCTCTTTTAACGCCAGCTATTATTACGAGTGTGATTTTTCAATTTTATTGGAAATGGGATGATTTTTTAGGGCCCCTTCTATATCTGAACCGGCCGGATCATTACACGGTTTCATTGGCCCTCCGCATGTTTTCGGATCCTACCACTACTACCGATTGGTCTGCCCTTTTTGCAATGGGGAGTCTTTCTCTTGTTCCTATTTTTGTGATTTTTGTGTTTTTCCAGCGATACCTTGTAGAAGGAATCAGTACATCGGGTCTTAAGGCCTAA
- a CDS encoding sensor histidine kinase produces MLRMESSIRNRLLFFFFALLLLPVLTLGLIGPTVYSRTMEEQIVAHTLRMIAQVDKNLEYLIVYIEKLSRLLETLPEIQAFFMGTPEGMSGESPGVTPEGMSGESPGVTPEGSAGSEKSGGTSSYRGPSFLGGATRAEERALLYMEDFRKTHREIAGIMLIAADDRILTSHYARINRDPLTLENWYLKGANSTRGIAIIPRPIGRNIRSLFGFGADDVVSLVRPVWDPRSPRHLLGVILIDIQLEYIQELLADSSLGRDGYLYISDQNGELVFAPLTTSVYRIAPRKLEGDSGRLFRRFGQEEFQILFKRSSYTGWVTAGVFSMQSALREVSLIKWFVVVVGSITIFLAIILSLFFSASIARPIEQLRSLMKQVETGDFSIRFTGAQHDEIGQLGHSFNKMIEEIHHLIQQVYEEQRLKREIELRVLQEQIKPHFLYNTLDTIQWMAQEKGATDIVHMVSALTRLFRVGLSRGDEMVRLSEEIRHVESYLYIQKIRYEDKFDYSIEIQEGLDNYRVLKVILQPLVENAIYHGIKERRGRGHISISVRLEGADLLFIVEDDGIGIPEERLRQLEEELEGTPRTAHEGAVGAFSPMGFGARNVHERIRLAYGEPYGLRFSSMYGKGTVVTVRHPAVEG; encoded by the coding sequence ATGCTCAGGATGGAGAGTTCCATTCGGAATCGTCTTTTGTTTTTTTTCTTTGCCCTCCTCCTCTTACCGGTCCTTACCCTGGGACTCATCGGCCCCACCGTGTATTCCCGGACCATGGAAGAGCAGATTGTGGCCCACACCCTCAGGATGATTGCCCAGGTAGATAAAAACCTGGAGTACCTTATTGTGTACATCGAAAAGCTATCCCGGCTTCTCGAAACCCTGCCGGAGATTCAAGCCTTTTTTATGGGAACGCCGGAAGGGATGTCTGGTGAAAGCCCCGGGGTGACGCCGGAAGGGATGTCTGGTGAAAGCCCCGGGGTGACGCCGGAAGGGAGTGCTGGGTCTGAAAAGTCCGGCGGGACATCCTCATATAGGGGCCCCTCTTTTCTCGGGGGGGCTACGAGGGCTGAAGAGCGGGCACTGCTCTATATGGAAGACTTCCGTAAGACCCATCGGGAAATCGCCGGTATCATGCTGATTGCGGCGGATGATCGGATCCTTACTTCCCATTATGCTCGGATAAATCGGGACCCCCTGACCCTGGAAAACTGGTATTTAAAAGGGGCGAATTCAACGAGGGGAATCGCCATTATCCCCCGTCCTATTGGGCGAAACATTCGCAGCCTCTTTGGATTCGGGGCCGACGACGTGGTTTCCCTGGTACGGCCGGTATGGGACCCCCGGAGTCCCCGGCATCTTCTGGGCGTTATTTTGATTGATATTCAGCTTGAGTATATTCAGGAACTCCTGGCCGATTCGTCCCTGGGGCGTGATGGGTATCTGTATATTTCTGATCAGAATGGGGAACTGGTGTTTGCCCCCCTTACTACCTCCGTCTATCGAATTGCACCCCGGAAGTTAGAGGGTGATTCGGGACGCCTCTTCCGCCGTTTTGGACAAGAAGAGTTTCAGATCCTCTTTAAGCGATCCTCCTACACCGGCTGGGTCACGGCGGGGGTTTTTTCCATGCAGAGTGCCCTTCGGGAAGTATCCCTGATTAAATGGTTTGTGGTGGTGGTGGGAAGCATCACGATTTTTTTGGCCATCATCCTTTCCCTCTTTTTCTCCGCCTCTATCGCCCGGCCTATCGAACAGTTGCGGAGCCTGATGAAACAGGTGGAAACGGGGGACTTTTCCATCCGCTTTACCGGGGCGCAACACGATGAAATTGGGCAACTGGGGCATTCATTCAATAAAATGATAGAAGAGATCCACCACCTTATTCAGCAGGTGTACGAAGAACAGCGGTTGAAGCGGGAAATAGAACTGCGGGTGTTGCAGGAACAGATAAAGCCCCATTTTTTGTATAATACCCTGGATACGATCCAATGGATGGCCCAGGAAAAGGGCGCCACCGATATCGTGCATATGGTGTCAGCCCTGACTCGCCTGTTCCGGGTGGGGTTGTCCCGGGGAGACGAAATGGTCCGTCTTTCCGAAGAAATCCGTCATGTGGAAAGTTACCTGTATATTCAAAAAATCCGGTATGAAGACAAATTTGACTATTCTATAGAAATCCAGGAAGGGCTTGATAATTATCGGGTGCTCAAGGTGATTCTTCAGCCCCTGGTGGAAAATGCAATTTACCACGGGATAAAAGAACGGCGGGGCAGGGGCCATATTTCAATCTCGGTTCGCCTTGAAGGGGCAGATCTCCTTTTTATTGTGGAAGATGATGGTATCGGTATCCCTGAAGAACGGCTCCGTCAATTGGAAGAAGAACTGGAAGGAACTCCCCGAACCGCCCATGAGGGGGCGGTCGGTGCCTTCTCCCCCATGGGCTTTGGGGCCCGCAACGTGCACGAGCGGATTCGTCTTGCCTATGGGGAACCCTACGGCCTTCGTTTCTCGAGCATGTACGGAAAAGGAACGGTAGTAACGGTCCGCCATCCGGCGGTGGAGGGATGA
- a CDS encoding glycoside hydrolase family 88 protein — translation MKENNITKELIFEYIDRIVDRTFAIDFTWDWPAGVAFHGVCKAWEATGKESYLERLEQWVATYRRVGLPPFTVNACAMGHTLLTLYEGTGKQEYLDLAVEKATYLHERAVRFGDKVFQHTVSTKNDFPEQAWVDTLFMAAYFLLRMGRKLDNKAWVEDALHQYYWHEELLQDERTNLFYHGWDNIHKNHMSSVFWARGNAWAALTMAEALKLIDYTYPMFMQIDGALRDQLSALVRLQSESGLWHTVLTDPTSYEEVSASSGIGAALIRYGHPLHRAYVDRALHGVLAHIDEDGSVRDVSAGTAVMADAEAYKQVPKKRVQGWGQGLALVFLSYYGIHCMQPEE, via the coding sequence ATGAAAGAAAACAACATTACCAAAGAATTGATATTTGAATATATTGATCGAATAGTCGATCGTACCTTCGCCATTGATTTTACCTGGGATTGGCCTGCAGGGGTGGCTTTTCACGGGGTATGTAAGGCCTGGGAAGCAACTGGCAAGGAGTCTTATTTAGAGCGGCTTGAACAGTGGGTTGCAACGTATCGAAGGGTAGGGCTTCCTCCTTTTACGGTGAATGCCTGCGCCATGGGGCATACTCTGCTTACCCTGTACGAAGGGACAGGGAAGCAGGAATATCTAGACCTGGCGGTAGAAAAAGCAACCTATCTTCACGAACGGGCTGTCCGGTTTGGGGATAAGGTTTTCCAGCATACGGTTTCTACAAAAAACGATTTTCCCGAGCAGGCCTGGGTAGACACTCTGTTTATGGCTGCCTATTTCCTTTTACGGATGGGTAGAAAACTGGATAACAAAGCCTGGGTGGAGGATGCCCTTCACCAATACTACTGGCATGAAGAATTGCTGCAGGACGAACGGACAAATCTATTTTATCATGGCTGGGACAACATTCATAAAAACCATATGTCAAGTGTTTTTTGGGCCCGGGGTAATGCCTGGGCTGCGTTAACCATGGCGGAGGCCCTGAAACTTATCGATTATACCTATCCGATGTTCATGCAAATCGATGGGGCCCTGCGAGATCAACTCAGTGCCTTGGTACGGCTCCAATCAGAAAGCGGATTGTGGCATACGGTCCTCACCGATCCAACTTCCTATGAGGAAGTCTCCGCTTCTAGTGGTATCGGGGCTGCCCTTATTCGGTACGGTCATCCTCTCCACCGGGCATATGTGGATCGAGCTCTCCATGGTGTTCTTGCTCACATCGATGAGGATGGTTCGGTACGAGATGTCTCGGCGGGTACTGCAGTCATGGCCGATGCAGAAGCCTACAAGCAGGTCCCTAAAAAACGGGTCCAGGGCTGGGGACAAGGGCTTGCCCTTGTGTTTTTGTCGTATTATGGAATTCACTGTATGCAACCAGAGGAATGA